The sequence ACGAATCACCTGGACTTTTCATAATCCTCAAGTTTCTCAATTTTATAGACGTCAATGATTTCCTCGAAATGTAAATAAAGTATGCAAACATTTATTGCGTTATCAATCAATCCCATTTGGATGGTCTACATTTTAATGTATACGAGCATTAATTATCGTAGGCAGATATTAATATTAAGTAGAggttccaatattttttagtgATAGTACTATCGAGCATGTGATTTTTCGCTGAATACAACTTAATTGTCTACTTTAAATTAAGTAGAAATTATCACAgacatgtttttaaaaaagcTCAAAATCTGGAATGGGCTGAAGTGGGTGAAACGAGATTCGTCAGGGGAACACAAGTGCaaatcaaagaaatattttcaatattgcCCGAGTAGTGAGTCCCtatttaatttgttattttccaaatattaaCGAATGAAGAGAATAGTTAAAGGGTTATTACCGGCATCTTcacatttttcaagtttttttcccTAGAAGACCGAACAtacttcaattaaatataaagtatattcgattcgaaaatattttttaaaattttttccattttatttttattcaattgtaaGTGCAAAGGCCTTTGTCATTTGCCCCTCACTGTAATCAATCTCTCATTACCTCTCAGAGGCCTCaacttaataataataaaaataataataacatctACAAAGAATCTTCGAAcaaaatttagattttttgcCAAATTCCAATAGAgtttcaaaatgatttttttgaaaaatctagaCACATTTTATTACGTCTTTCGTTTATATACCTCGACCTTCTCCACATCTTTAAATTCAAGGATAACGTAAAACCCCTTCTTTCGCAGTTCAGAACTCGTTGTGCAGAAGTATTTCACCATCACTTTAGCATACgctaatttttctggaaaacttatCCTCAAGCTGAATCTACTCAACTCGTTTCATCTCTTCACCCGAAAATATTCAGTTCCCATTGACATTCCCCCCACGAAAAATCCTAGAAAAAGTTTTTCACGCTCCCGACTGATTTTATTTGATCATGTCTCATCGAAATTCGTCGTGGAAACTCTTCTCAGTGTCGACCATTTTGCTGTCGAGGAATAAATCCATTTTACTCAACACCTCCGACAAACTCAGCATTCTGTCATGATTAATATCAGAGACTTCGATTAAATGTTGCGCCTCCTGAATCGCATGTCTTGGATTTCTTGGATCAATGTACATCTGTAATTGGATATGAAGTAAATGtgaataatagaaaaatgcaattaaaaatgattagcGTTCATGAAAACGTCGGATTAACcagttcccattttttttaattaaaaaaataaaattctacaaATTAAATTTGTTAAGTGAagttattatattatttattttatgtattGAACCCTTTTGTCCTCTGTAATCTACGAATATTTTCTCTAGaagattttggatttttttactcaaaatcctccgaagaaaaaaatttgcaaaattaaatgagacgaaaaaaattaaattcaatgcaaTATTACCAGAAGTTCGGTTCTGTCCGCTTGTCcatctttatttttatcgatgaGATGTCGAAACTCCTGTCTCCGGTCCTCACTTCCCCCGACGGGTTTGATCTTCTGATTCTCGTGAAATTCCCCGCCGATTCCGTCCGACGGTAAATCagcaaattcattttcagtcAACTGCTCGTCCCCGTCGCGatctaattaatgaaaatccaGCTTTCACAATTATTCTCGTCGAGAAAAACACTGGAAAATTCACGGAATTATTACGTAATCGCGGAGCGACATTTcttttcatcaaaaatattgcaaattaattattaccgaACCGTCAGTAATTTTACCCAAAAAATTCACCCCACGATCCCATAAAATTTCCGTCACTTTTCCAGTTCTTTTCTCtcagaaatttagaaaataaaaaatcattagctGACGTCATTTAATGTTCAGTGCAACATAGTTATCCTCACGACCAATTAAGGCCCTTGAGATtatgttaattaaataaataaaataatttttatttccggcAAGCACTTTGCGACTTCCGGACTatcaccagaatttttcttaacaaTTCTTTCCCCCTATATTTTACtccttaaaaaaatgagaatgtgACAGCTGTCAGCAACTCCTCTCACACAGATCCCAATTATAATTCCCCTAACTCACCGAACTTTTCGAATAAATCCTCGACCATCTGCAGTAATGCCCGATGGCTGCTCTCGGGATGAGTGAAAGCGAGAAATTCATCGAGTGCCAGCTTTTCAGGATCAGTTCTTGCTGCTTCAATCCACCTCGCTCTATCCCTCATAATACTTTCTTTCAGCGATCTCGGTAGTTGCGAATGCTTCTTGTCATGCGAGCTAATATATTCCTCGGAAAAGCCATGAGATCGGAGGAAAAAGGCGTGATATTCCTCCCACGAGATTTCCCCTGTCACAAAAAACCCATTAAATATGATAATTTTGAGATGTTACGGATTTTAACCTACGCTAGTACTACAATATAATCCTATAGCCCTACGTCTTATCCTAGtactattttaataaaataggGAGGACATCTGTCTATCATATTCGacgaattatcatttttactctggggatttccccataatttttcctgatattACAATAATAAGTTGGagtgataaatatatttattactcTATATATTTATCACTAgagtaataaatatatatataaatata comes from Diachasmimorpha longicaudata isolate KC_UGA_2023 chromosome 12, iyDiaLong2, whole genome shotgun sequence and encodes:
- the LOC135167779 gene encoding 45 kDa calcium-binding protein, translating into MRKPDLRFIRLTRWTILVPLVIYVCFVYIKYNNSMRLKSSRGAEGHGIQELVAEVDSAVKLTNDERRNEAGKSDNGNAQVIRDIEDMENKEHPKLLLEDVFRRADTDENQELSIQELSKWIHAKIIDHINRAMRENVGLFTAIDDDPRNGEISWEEYHAFFLRSHGFSEEYISSHDKKHSQLPRSLKESIMRDRARWIEAARTDPEKLALDEFLAFTHPESSHRALLQMVEDLFEKFDRDGDEQLTENEFADLPSDGIGGEFHENQKIKPVGGSEDRRQEFRHLIDKNKDGQADRTELLMYIDPRNPRHAIQEAQHLIEVSDINHDRMLSLSEVLSKMDLFLDSKMVDTEKSFHDEFR